In one Hoplias malabaricus isolate fHopMal1 chromosome X1, fHopMal1.hap1, whole genome shotgun sequence genomic region, the following are encoded:
- the lxn gene encoding latexin isoform X1 → MNWFYSVISVLFSLIWTCPAAPFFQTTTAPGLISQNLVDCPSSCTLLLNNNNESTSEDVLVMTSKELNPKHYEASRAGNAVQHYINTQYGSPFRLYSVTQVHKARTEDMAEAGMKYFLEFSVMDWAGESAEGNCSAEVLYPRGETQRPPQVQGSWEHLPQLDNTDKEQEFYKRYSAADSAVSAKDLPDRIGYIDPEMKPFWNLGWAAASFIMLRESNENTLFNMAQVAKITQLKSQDNQLRFEYQILLHDMVSQEIIRWNMLLSWSPEQGVKVSDTELLPRCHCNHPNP, encoded by the exons atgaactggTTTTACTCGGTTATTTCGGTTCTCTTCTCTTTGATCTGGACGTGTCCAGCGgctccctttttccaaacaaCTACAGCCCCAGGCTTGATCTCTCAAAACCTGGTGGACTGTCCATCCAGCTGTACTTTACTGCTTAACAACAACAATGAATCCACATCTGAG GACGTACTAGTCATGACTTCGAAAGAACTGAATCCTAAACATTACGAAGCGTCGCGGGCGGGCAATGCTGTCCAGCACTACATCAACACCCAGTACGGGTCACCGTTCAGACTGTACAGTGTGACCCAAGTCCACAAGGCAAGAACTGAG GATATGGCTGAAGCAGGAATGAAGTACTTTCTGGAGTTCTCAGTGATGGACTGGGCTGGTGAG agCGCAGAGGGCAACTGTTCAGCGGAGGTGCTCTATCCCAGGGGAGAGACGCAGCGTCCACCGCAGGTCCAGGGCTCTTGGGAACATTTACCTCAGCTCGACAACACAGATAAAGAACAAGAATTCTACAAGCGCTACAGTGCAGCAGACAGTGCTGTGTCTGCAAAAGACCTGCCAG acaGAATCGGTTACATTGATCCAGAGATGAAACCTTTCTGGAACCTGGGGTGGGCGGCCGCAAGCTTCATCATGCTCAGAGAGTCCAACGAGAATACACTCTTTAACATGGCTCAGGTGGCCAAAATCACACAGCTG AAAAGCCAAGACAACCAGCTGAGGTTCGAGTATCAGATTCTCCTTCATGACATGGTCTCCCAG gaaatcattcgctggaataTGCTGCTCTCCTGGTCTCCAGAACAGGGAGTGAAAGTGTCAGACACGGAACTGCTGCCACGCTGCCACTGTAATCACCCGAATCCATAA
- the lxn gene encoding latexin isoform X2 yields MTSKELNPKHYEASRAGNAVQHYINTQYGSPFRLYSVTQVHKARTEDMAEAGMKYFLEFSVMDWAGESAEGNCSAEVLYPRGETQRPPQVQGSWEHLPQLDNTDKEQEFYKRYSAADSAVSAKDLPDRIGYIDPEMKPFWNLGWAAASFIMLRESNENTLFNMAQVAKITQLKSQDNQLRFEYQILLHDMVSQEIIRWNMLLSWSPEQGVKVSDTELLPRCHCNHPNP; encoded by the exons ATGACTTCGAAAGAACTGAATCCTAAACATTACGAAGCGTCGCGGGCGGGCAATGCTGTCCAGCACTACATCAACACCCAGTACGGGTCACCGTTCAGACTGTACAGTGTGACCCAAGTCCACAAGGCAAGAACTGAG GATATGGCTGAAGCAGGAATGAAGTACTTTCTGGAGTTCTCAGTGATGGACTGGGCTGGTGAG agCGCAGAGGGCAACTGTTCAGCGGAGGTGCTCTATCCCAGGGGAGAGACGCAGCGTCCACCGCAGGTCCAGGGCTCTTGGGAACATTTACCTCAGCTCGACAACACAGATAAAGAACAAGAATTCTACAAGCGCTACAGTGCAGCAGACAGTGCTGTGTCTGCAAAAGACCTGCCAG acaGAATCGGTTACATTGATCCAGAGATGAAACCTTTCTGGAACCTGGGGTGGGCGGCCGCAAGCTTCATCATGCTCAGAGAGTCCAACGAGAATACACTCTTTAACATGGCTCAGGTGGCCAAAATCACACAGCTG AAAAGCCAAGACAACCAGCTGAGGTTCGAGTATCAGATTCTCCTTCATGACATGGTCTCCCAG gaaatcattcgctggaataTGCTGCTCTCCTGGTCTCCAGAACAGGGAGTGAAAGTGTCAGACACGGAACTGCTGCCACGCTGCCACTGTAATCACCCGAATCCATAA